The Garra rufa chromosome 18, GarRuf1.0, whole genome shotgun sequence genome window below encodes:
- the ppm1ka gene encoding protein phosphatase Mn(2+)-dependent 1K: MSVSVVSLSRLLRCSLSTVGRSARCTCMRDPTASGVRWNSTRLDMDGSGHPATWDSFGIWDNRIEEPILLPPSIRYGTPIPHISLSKVGCASHIGRRRDNEDRFQVNELTHNIQYFGLFDGHGGPQAADFCHKHMEKHIRDCLEVETDLQAVLSKAFLQVDAALAAEVQMYGNASLMMVGTTATVALLRDGIELVVASVGDSRALLCRKGKVRKLTDDHTPERKDEKQRIRQSGGFVSWNSVGQANVNGRLAMTRSIGDFDLKKSGVIAEPETTRTLLQHSHDSFLVLTTDGINFIMTNQEICDVINQCHDPTEAANVIAEQALQYGSEDNSTIIVVPFGAWGKHQNAAYTYDMSRNFASMGRWS, from the exons ATGTCCGTCTCAGTCGTCTCCTTGTCCCGTCTGCTCCGATGCAGCCTGTCCACGGTGGGCCGGAGCGCCAGGTGCACGTGTATGCGGGACCCAACCGCATCTGGCGTCCGGTGGAACAGCACTCGTTTGGACATGGATGGTAGCGGACATCCAGCCACGTGGGATTCCTTTGGGATCTGGGATAACCGGATAGAAGAGCCCATCCTGCTGCCACCCAGCATCCGATATGGAACCCCCATCCCACACATCAGCCTGTCCAAGGTGGGCTGCGCCTCCCACATCGGACGCCGGCGTGACAATGAGGACCGTTTCCAAGTGAACGAACTCACGCATAATATACAGTACTTCGGCCTGTTCGATGGCCACGGAGGACCACAGGCTGCAGACTTCTGTCACAAACACATGGAGAAGCACATCAG GGATTGTTTAGAGGTGGAAACAGATTTACAGGCAGTTTTGTCTAAAGCGTTCCTGCAAGTAGATGCAGCTTTGGCTGCAGAGGTGCAGATGTATGGCAACG CTTCTCTCATGATGGTGGGCACGACGGCGACGGTGGCGCTTTTAAGAGACGGGATCGAGCTGGTCGTCGCAAGTGTTGGCGACAGTCGAGCTCTGCTGTGCAGGAAGGGAAAAGTACGCAAACTGACTGATGACCACACGCCAGAAAGGAAAGATGAGAAACAGAG AATTCGTCAGAGTGGTGGGTTCGTGTCCTGGAATAGCGTTGGTCAGGCTAACGTTAACGGCCGGTTAGCAATGACCCGCAGCATCGGAGACTTTGACTTGAAGAAGAGCGGTGTGATCGCAGAACCAGAGACCACTCGAACTCTA TTGCAGCACTCTCACGACTCTTTCCTGGTTCTCACCACCGATGGCATCAACTTCATCATGACCAACCAGGAGATCTGTGACGTCATTAACCAATGCCACGACCCCACCGAGGCGGCAAACGTCATCGCTGAGCAG GCTCTGCAGTATGGCTCAGAGGACAACAGCACAATCATTGTAGTCCCATTTGGAGCCTGGGGAAAACATCAGAATGCTGCATACACGTATGACATGAGCCGAAACTTCGCCTCCATGGGTCGCTGGTCCTAA